One genomic region from Bradyrhizobium icense encodes:
- a CDS encoding MmgE/PrpD family protein — protein MAHETATLAAYVADLEFADIPPEVLERAKVLTLDFLGSTIRARRDAESTPSLLKMLEALALDGKGEATVFGDSKTWTPAVAALLNGALGHSLDFDDTHADSSLHPSAPVVPAAFAVGEMVGASGRDVLTAIVAGYEVCCRLGNALDPTSHYARGFHPTATAGTYGAAAAAGKLFGLSKDQIISAFGVSGSQAAGSLQFLVNGAWNKRYQVGAAAMNGVIAATLARNNFVGSTESVEGKHGLLVGYSDDAHPDKAVASLGRTYETLKIGVKPYPSCRYTHAALDALIAMRREHNLTPDQIKRVEIGLHRNGITLTGDAATKRHPTSIVGGQFSMFFTGALALDQGRFGWDDYARLGDAAVNALADKFDVVQDDRLEIGRTHPFGARVSITTDDGVHERLYADPSGEPDTFPDAQAMQQKFLTLARPVLNGRADQLADAILSLERFDRVEKATQLGRQ, from the coding sequence ATGGCCCACGAAACCGCAACGCTCGCAGCCTATGTCGCCGACCTGGAATTTGCAGACATTCCGCCCGAGGTGCTGGAGCGCGCCAAGGTGCTGACGCTGGATTTCCTCGGCAGCACGATCCGGGCGCGGCGCGATGCGGAGTCAACGCCCTCGCTGCTGAAGATGCTGGAAGCGCTGGCGCTGGACGGCAAGGGCGAAGCGACCGTGTTCGGCGACAGCAAGACATGGACGCCCGCGGTGGCGGCGCTGCTCAACGGCGCGCTTGGCCATTCCCTCGATTTCGATGACACGCATGCCGACTCCTCGCTGCATCCGAGCGCGCCCGTGGTGCCGGCGGCATTTGCGGTCGGCGAAATGGTCGGCGCATCCGGGCGCGACGTGCTAACGGCGATCGTGGCCGGCTATGAAGTGTGCTGCCGGCTCGGCAATGCGCTCGATCCGACCTCGCATTATGCACGCGGCTTTCATCCGACCGCGACGGCGGGAACCTATGGCGCGGCAGCCGCGGCGGGGAAATTGTTCGGCCTGTCGAAGGACCAGATCATCTCCGCCTTCGGCGTTTCCGGCAGCCAGGCCGCGGGCTCGCTGCAGTTTCTGGTCAACGGCGCCTGGAACAAGCGCTACCAGGTCGGCGCCGCCGCGATGAACGGCGTGATTGCTGCGACGCTGGCGCGCAACAATTTTGTCGGCTCGACCGAGTCGGTCGAGGGCAAGCACGGCCTCCTCGTCGGCTACAGCGACGACGCTCATCCCGACAAGGCCGTCGCAAGCCTCGGCAGGACCTATGAGACGCTCAAGATTGGCGTGAAGCCCTACCCGAGCTGCCGCTACACCCATGCCGCGCTGGATGCGCTGATCGCGATGCGCAGGGAACACAATCTGACGCCGGACCAGATCAAGCGGGTCGAGATCGGTCTGCACCGCAACGGCATCACGCTGACGGGAGATGCCGCCACCAAGCGGCATCCGACCTCGATCGTCGGCGGACAGTTCTCGATGTTCTTCACCGGCGCGCTGGCGCTCGACCAGGGCCGTTTCGGCTGGGACGATTACGCGCGGCTCGGCGATGCCGCCGTCAACGCGCTCGCCGACAAGTTCGACGTGGTGCAGGACGACCGCCTCGAGATCGGCCGCACCCACCCCTTCGGCGCGCGCGTCTCGATCACCACCGACGACGGCGTGCACGAGCGGCTCTATGCCGATCCCTCCGGCGAGCCGGATACGTTTCCGGACGCGCAGGCGATGCAGCAGAAGTTTCTCACGCTCGCCCGCCCCGTGCTGAACGGCCGCGCCGACCAGCTCGCCGACGCGATCCTGTCGCTGGAGCGGTTCGACCGCGTCGAGAAGGCCACGCAGTTGGGGCGGCAATAG